One Brevibacillus choshinensis genomic window carries:
- a CDS encoding response regulator, with amino-acid sequence MSNKVLIVDDAAFMRMMIKEILSKNGYSVVGEASDGAQAIEKYKELGPDLVTMDITMPEMDGIAALKEIKKIDPNARVIMCSAMGQQAMVIDAIQAGAKDFIVKPFQADRVLEAIKKTLS; translated from the coding sequence ATGTCAAACAAAGTATTAATCGTGGATGATGCAGCATTCATGCGCATGATGATCAAGGAGATTTTGTCTAAAAACGGCTACAGCGTAGTTGGGGAAGCGAGCGACGGCGCACAGGCGATCGAGAAATACAAAGAACTGGGGCCTGACCTGGTCACCATGGACATCACCATGCCGGAAATGGACGGTATTGCCGCTTTGAAGGAAATCAAGAAGATCGACCCGAACGCACGCGTCATCATGTGCTCCGCGATGGGTCAGCAAGCCATGGTAATTGATGCGATTCAGGCGGGCGCAAAAGATTTCATCGTGAAGCCGTTCCAAGCTGATCGCGTATTGGAAGCGATCAAGAAGACATTGAGCTAA
- the fliY gene encoding flagellar motor switch phosphatase FliY has protein sequence MSRDMLSQDEIDALLRANNLVEDEEEADSVVSQDVAEYLSPFEQDALGEIGNISFGSAATALSTLLSQKVDITTPTVTVVNVSELESEFPIPHVAVHVEYTDGFVGKNVLVIRMEDAAVIADLMMGGGGNPDNTELSELHISAVQEAMNQMMGSAATSMSTIFNQFINITPPGIDVMDLAQGKGGDSFKDDDSPLVKVSFRLKVGEQGELIDSNIMQLLPLSFAKKMIDRLVGGTEEEVAAAAAVVEMPSIPAIPQPAAPAATPQAQPEHAYVPPAAPPQPQPMYEQPPMGYAPPPMYAQPMGYPGQPAYPDPYMQHAMPPGYAPYPPAYPQAPVPQAPQHFGGPAASQANVKPAQFAPLGGAPMVGGDEQNLNLLLDIPLQVTVELGRTKKLIREILDLSAGSIIQLDKLAGEHVDILVNNKLIAKGEVVVIDENFGVRVTDIISQFDRVQKLQ, from the coding sequence ATGAGTAGAGACATGCTTTCTCAGGACGAGATTGACGCGCTGCTCCGCGCGAACAACTTGGTAGAGGATGAAGAGGAAGCTGATTCGGTAGTCAGTCAGGATGTTGCCGAATACCTATCCCCATTTGAACAGGATGCTCTCGGAGAAATCGGAAACATTTCATTCGGCAGCGCAGCGACAGCGCTATCTACGCTGCTCAGCCAAAAGGTTGACATTACGACCCCGACGGTTACCGTAGTGAACGTGAGCGAGCTGGAAAGCGAGTTCCCCATCCCTCACGTCGCCGTACACGTGGAGTACACAGACGGATTCGTAGGAAAGAACGTGCTTGTGATCCGCATGGAAGACGCAGCAGTGATTGCCGATCTGATGATGGGTGGCGGGGGAAATCCAGACAACACAGAGCTCTCTGAGCTGCACATCAGCGCTGTACAAGAGGCCATGAACCAGATGATGGGTTCTGCTGCGACGTCGATGTCGACGATCTTTAACCAGTTCATCAACATTACTCCACCTGGTATCGACGTGATGGATCTTGCTCAAGGAAAGGGCGGGGACAGCTTTAAGGATGACGACAGTCCGTTGGTCAAAGTTTCGTTCCGATTAAAAGTGGGTGAGCAGGGTGAGTTGATTGACTCAAACATCATGCAGCTTTTGCCGCTTTCCTTCGCGAAAAAGATGATCGATCGACTCGTCGGCGGTACGGAGGAAGAGGTCGCAGCAGCGGCAGCCGTCGTTGAAATGCCAAGCATACCAGCCATTCCCCAACCAGCTGCACCGGCTGCGACACCGCAAGCACAGCCTGAACATGCATACGTGCCACCAGCTGCACCACCGCAGCCTCAGCCTATGTATGAACAGCCTCCGATGGGTTACGCACCACCGCCTATGTACGCACAACCGATGGGATACCCGGGACAGCCCGCCTACCCAGATCCATACATGCAGCATGCGATGCCACCAGGTTATGCTCCGTATCCTCCGGCCTATCCACAGGCACCTGTGCCTCAGGCTCCACAGCATTTTGGAGGACCTGCCGCTAGCCAAGCAAACGTGAAACCAGCGCAATTTGCGCCGCTTGGTGGTGCTCCTATGGTAGGGGGAGACGAGCAAAACTTAAACCTGCTTCTCGATATACCTTTGCAAGTGACAGTCGAGCTTGGACGCACCAAGAAATTAATCAGAGAAATCCTTGACTTGTCTGCTGGATCAATTATACAGTTGGACAAGCTGGCAGGTGAGCATGTCGACATTTTGGTAAACAACAAGTTGATTGCCAAGGGTGAAGTAGTCGTAATCGATGAAAACTTCGGTGTACGTGTCACAGATATCATCAGTCAGTTCGATCGAGTTCAAAAATTACAATAA
- the fliM gene encoding flagellar motor switch protein FliM: protein MAEVLSQSEIDALLAALSSGEMDANELKKEETERKVKVYDFKRALRFSKDQIRGLTRIHENYARLLTTYFSAQLRTFVQITVASVDQLPYDEFIRSIPKMTILNIFEAPPLEGRMVLEVNPNIAYTMLDRLLGGQGAIPEKMGALTEIETTVMERVFGKALDTFHEAWKQIIELDPYQEGLEMNPQFMQIVSPNEIVVVISFSTKIGDTTGMINLCLPHVVLEPIMTKLSGQYWFSKQKKTRDEEERLRVEERVKTAKLPIVAEMGTATISVRDFLQLQQGDVIQLDQSIDNKLKIKIGSHLKFLGQPGTLKGKVAVQIDEVIEEGEEHNE, encoded by the coding sequence ATGGCCGAGGTTCTCTCACAAAGTGAGATTGATGCACTGTTGGCTGCTCTCTCATCGGGGGAGATGGACGCTAACGAGCTGAAAAAAGAAGAGACTGAGCGCAAGGTTAAAGTATATGACTTTAAACGTGCGTTGCGTTTTTCCAAAGATCAGATCCGTGGTCTGACGCGTATTCATGAAAACTACGCGCGGCTGTTGACGACGTATTTTTCCGCTCAGCTCCGTACCTTCGTGCAAATTACGGTTGCCTCCGTCGATCAATTACCGTATGACGAGTTTATTCGTTCCATACCCAAGATGACTATTCTCAACATCTTTGAAGCGCCGCCATTGGAAGGTCGAATGGTCCTGGAAGTGAATCCTAACATCGCTTACACCATGCTCGATCGTCTATTGGGTGGGCAGGGTGCGATACCTGAAAAAATGGGCGCCCTTACGGAAATTGAAACAACGGTAATGGAGCGTGTGTTTGGCAAAGCGCTGGACACATTCCACGAGGCATGGAAACAAATTATCGAACTAGATCCATACCAAGAAGGCCTGGAGATGAATCCGCAATTTATGCAGATCGTCTCTCCCAATGAAATCGTCGTCGTAATTTCATTCAGCACGAAAATCGGGGATACGACCGGCATGATCAACCTGTGCTTGCCGCACGTCGTTCTCGAGCCGATCATGACGAAGCTTTCCGGACAATACTGGTTTTCCAAGCAGAAAAAGACGCGGGACGAAGAAGAGCGTCTCCGCGTGGAAGAGCGGGTAAAGACGGCGAAGCTGCCGATTGTCGCAGAGATGGGAACGGCTACGATTTCGGTCAGAGACTTTCTTCAGCTTCAACAAGGTGATGTCATTCAACTGGATCAGTCGATCGATAACAAGCTTAAAATCAAAATCGGCAGCCATCTGAAATTCCTCGGACAGCCGGGTACGCTTAAAGGGAAAGTTGCCGTGCAGATTGATGAAGTCATAGAGGAGGGGGAGGAACACAATGAGTAG
- a CDS encoding flagellar basal body-associated FliL family protein — MFQNRLFNMALIIIIAISLLGVISFVLWQTYLSPTSQSASSAEKEIEPLSAKEMKEYSVDTGEITTNLLTNNYMIVRFTITADNSDAKTELEQRLPQINQVIIKTLAGLTPEDIKGTEGVNKLEAKIMNEISSLMQEGKIVQVVTTKRVLS, encoded by the coding sequence ATGTTTCAAAATCGTTTGTTTAACATGGCTCTAATCATTATCATCGCGATATCGCTTCTGGGCGTAATTTCGTTCGTGCTCTGGCAAACCTATCTCTCTCCGACATCTCAGTCTGCCAGCAGTGCGGAAAAAGAAATCGAACCACTCTCTGCGAAAGAGATGAAAGAATACTCCGTGGATACGGGGGAAATTACAACCAATTTGCTGACGAACAATTACATGATCGTTCGCTTTACGATTACAGCAGATAACTCTGATGCAAAAACAGAGCTGGAGCAGCGGCTGCCGCAGATCAATCAAGTCATCATCAAAACATTGGCAGGCTTGACACCGGAGGACATCAAAGGGACTGAGGGCGTCAACAAGCTGGAAGCGAAGATCATGAATGAAATCAGCTCCCTGATGCAAGAAGGTAAAATCGTGCAAGTAGTGACGACCAAACGTGTCTTGTCCTAG
- a CDS encoding flagellar FlbD family protein, with the protein MIKLTRFNGAIFYLNITHIETVEATPDTVITLFNDRKYIVKDSAESIAERVRAFYQNVPPASSAPRMPDDANE; encoded by the coding sequence ATGATCAAGTTGACACGATTTAACGGTGCGATTTTTTATCTGAATATCACGCATATCGAGACGGTGGAGGCTACTCCCGATACGGTGATTACTCTGTTCAACGACAGGAAGTACATCGTCAAAGATTCGGCAGAGTCAATCGCAGAACGTGTCCGAGCCTTTTATCAAAATGTTCCTCCGGCCAGTAGTGCTCCGAGAATGCCGGACGATGCAAATGAATAG
- the flgG gene encoding flagellar basal body rod protein FlgG, which yields MLRSMYSGISGLRGFQTKLDVIGNNIANVNTVGFKKGRVMFQDILSQNIQGASAPTDGGKGGTNPTQIGLGASIGSIDTVFSAGSPMTTNLPTDLSIEGDAFFMVSPDDGATMYYTRAGNFTRDAQGFLVNPQGMKLMNSDGGAIQLNQADGIVSYSIGKDGVITTVDDTGALASDNTVGLMTFNNPGGLKKVGNSLYENTVNAGARDDDPMTPTNATDARVSIIAGQLEMSNVDLSEEFTEMIVAQRGFQANSRIITTSDSVLEELVNLKR from the coding sequence ATGCTTCGTTCTATGTACTCGGGTATTTCGGGTTTGCGTGGTTTCCAGACGAAACTGGACGTGATCGGGAATAACATCGCAAACGTAAATACGGTAGGCTTTAAAAAAGGTCGTGTCATGTTCCAGGATATCCTGAGTCAAAACATCCAGGGTGCAAGCGCTCCTACAGATGGCGGAAAAGGAGGTACGAACCCGACTCAGATCGGTCTCGGCGCATCGATCGGGTCGATTGACACGGTTTTCTCCGCAGGCAGCCCCATGACTACCAACCTGCCAACGGACCTGTCCATCGAAGGGGATGCATTCTTTATGGTAAGCCCCGACGATGGAGCGACCATGTACTATACACGTGCGGGTAACTTCACACGTGATGCTCAAGGATTCCTGGTCAACCCCCAAGGGATGAAACTGATGAACTCGGACGGTGGAGCGATTCAGCTCAATCAGGCTGACGGCATTGTTTCCTACTCGATTGGGAAAGACGGTGTGATTACTACCGTCGACGATACCGGGGCTTTGGCTTCCGACAACACGGTTGGTCTGATGACATTCAACAACCCAGGCGGACTGAAAAAGGTCGGAAACTCGCTGTATGAAAACACTGTCAACGCCGGTGCTCGTGACGACGATCCGATGACACCAACCAACGCGACCGATGCACGAGTGAGCATCATCGCAGGTCAGCTGGAAATGTCCAACGTCGATTTGTCAGAGGAGTTTACCGAAATGATCGTTGCACAGCGCGGTTTCCAGGCAAACTCTCGCATCATCACGACTTCCGACTCGGTTTTGGAAGAACTCGTAAACCTGAAACGCTAA
- a CDS encoding TIGR02530 family flagellar biosynthesis protein codes for MNQFRVSQTYFPPKTNHVNKATAQTAQGSGISFQQFLTESLGAKAQPLSVSQHAVNRLRERGITLDAPQMERLETAVQKAAAKGAKESLILMDNVAYVVSIVNRKIITAVDDGSMKDNVFTNIDSAIFV; via the coding sequence ATGAACCAGTTTCGTGTATCGCAAACCTACTTCCCTCCGAAAACGAATCACGTCAACAAAGCTACTGCCCAGACAGCTCAGGGAAGCGGCATATCGTTTCAACAGTTTTTGACGGAATCACTGGGGGCAAAAGCGCAGCCGCTCAGTGTGAGCCAGCACGCCGTCAATCGTCTGAGGGAACGGGGAATCACATTAGATGCCCCTCAAATGGAACGTTTGGAAACGGCTGTCCAAAAAGCCGCTGCCAAAGGTGCAAAAGAGTCTCTCATTCTGATGGATAATGTGGCGTACGTCGTGAGCATCGTAAACCGGAAGATCATCACGGCTGTCGACGATGGCAGCATGAAAGACAATGTATTCACCAATATCGACAGTGCCATCTTCGTGTAG
- a CDS encoding flagellar hook-length control protein FliK, whose product MNVANVATPVGASGTVTASAGNTTGSGSAGLGDLFSMQMVQALQNMPASDELAIAPDGLNDEDMEALQELMALMAQMLATGQKLPDELASKMEEKAGAIDQLLQKAQGQFPQITEDWKQLLSKLTNGDPTSEEMEKLTQLLDALKNQKSEQETGKKSTVILRSDLVGNGSTLQQDANKNIQPLRFHQGLSAYKAEAGIPSQSVQPVLQDSGLLNQDSQENGGMPFGTTQGQVTTTNQVQTSQAQQQANVPFHQVHANQLTQQVTQVFVKQMKLTQVNGLHEAKLILNPQSLGQVDVTITSHNGVITAHFSAETQAGKDLLDNQLPQLRAALTQQGLQVDRLEVNQQQEATFGFQQQREQARQQQDHNRKRDEQEDQEFALDALVDNTESTESLWNRLRETARGINDIV is encoded by the coding sequence ATGAATGTAGCGAATGTGGCAACCCCGGTAGGTGCTTCCGGAACGGTAACGGCGTCTGCGGGAAACACGACAGGAAGCGGCAGTGCAGGCCTCGGAGATCTGTTCTCGATGCAAATGGTTCAGGCTTTGCAGAACATGCCAGCATCGGATGAGCTTGCTATTGCGCCAGATGGTTTGAATGATGAGGACATGGAAGCTTTGCAAGAGCTGATGGCCTTGATGGCCCAGATGCTCGCGACGGGCCAAAAACTTCCGGATGAGCTTGCCTCTAAGATGGAAGAAAAAGCTGGTGCAATCGACCAGCTGCTTCAGAAAGCGCAAGGTCAATTTCCTCAGATCACAGAAGATTGGAAGCAGCTTCTATCCAAGCTGACGAATGGCGATCCGACATCAGAGGAAATGGAAAAGCTCACTCAGCTTCTAGATGCCCTGAAAAACCAGAAAAGTGAGCAAGAGACAGGGAAGAAAAGCACGGTAATCCTACGCTCGGATCTTGTCGGAAACGGAAGCACCTTACAGCAGGACGCAAACAAAAACATTCAACCATTGCGTTTTCATCAAGGGCTGTCCGCGTACAAAGCAGAAGCAGGCATTCCATCTCAATCGGTGCAACCAGTCTTGCAGGATTCAGGCTTGTTGAATCAGGATAGCCAGGAAAACGGTGGTATGCCGTTCGGCACCACACAAGGCCAAGTAACAACGACGAATCAGGTGCAAACAAGCCAGGCTCAGCAGCAAGCGAACGTGCCTTTCCATCAAGTTCACGCCAATCAATTGACCCAGCAAGTGACACAGGTTTTTGTGAAGCAAATGAAGCTGACACAGGTGAATGGGCTTCACGAAGCCAAGCTGATCTTGAACCCGCAGTCGCTGGGTCAAGTGGATGTGACGATCACATCGCACAATGGCGTCATTACCGCGCACTTCTCAGCGGAAACACAAGCAGGAAAAGATTTGCTCGACAACCAGCTGCCGCAGCTTCGGGCCGCACTGACCCAGCAGGGCTTGCAAGTAGATCGCCTCGAAGTGAATCAACAGCAGGAAGCGACATTTGGATTCCAGCAGCAACGAGAACAGGCTAGACAACAACAGGATCACAACCGCAAGAGGGACGAGCAGGAAGATCAGGAATTCGCACTGGATGCTCTGGTAGACAACACAGAATCGACAGAATCGTTATGGAATCGCCTGCGTGAAACCGCACGAGGCATCAACGATATCGTCTAG
- a CDS encoding MotE family protein — MEEIQEEREYGRWEWFFYMIVIPALFASLLGGVLLSLLGVNVLGNVLHWAKSVPYVEKLVPDEYAAAPGSDPKEELTKQVSTLQNDQLKSQQAVSSLKEETAKKDATIQALEKQVQDLQKMMEDKRATEEERQQQFADLAKVYTTMSAKNAAAIIENLSQEESVTVMTKMKPTQRADILSKMDPKKAADISIMLKDSVVNKDDDIAALQERVQVLSKALSETRNSSGSNSDTKESLINSFAQMPAADSAAVIRSLMQTNKARAISILSDMPDDKRAQTLAAIAQEDKKKDDNLAARITEELLR, encoded by the coding sequence ATGGAAGAGATCCAAGAAGAACGGGAGTACGGCCGCTGGGAATGGTTTTTTTACATGATTGTCATTCCTGCATTGTTTGCCAGTCTCCTTGGCGGTGTGCTTCTCAGTTTGCTGGGGGTCAACGTGCTGGGGAACGTGCTCCATTGGGCCAAGTCTGTACCGTATGTGGAAAAACTGGTCCCAGACGAATATGCAGCGGCTCCCGGCTCTGATCCGAAAGAAGAATTAACCAAGCAAGTTTCTACCCTGCAAAATGATCAACTGAAAAGTCAGCAAGCTGTTTCTTCATTAAAGGAAGAAACGGCGAAGAAGGATGCCACCATCCAGGCGCTGGAAAAACAAGTGCAGGATCTTCAAAAGATGATGGAAGACAAGCGTGCCACAGAAGAGGAGCGCCAGCAGCAGTTTGCGGATTTGGCAAAGGTATACACCACCATGTCTGCAAAAAATGCAGCAGCGATCATAGAAAACCTCAGCCAGGAAGAATCGGTAACCGTCATGACCAAGATGAAACCCACCCAGCGTGCAGACATTTTGTCGAAAATGGATCCGAAAAAAGCGGCTGACATTTCCATCATGCTAAAGGATTCGGTAGTGAACAAAGATGATGACATTGCTGCTTTGCAAGAAAGAGTGCAGGTGTTGAGCAAAGCATTGAGTGAAACCAGGAACAGCTCAGGAAGCAACAGCGACACCAAGGAATCCTTGATCAATTCCTTCGCCCAAATGCCGGCAGCTGATTCTGCTGCAGTGATCCGGTCCTTGATGCAAACAAACAAGGCGAGAGCCATCTCGATCTTGTCTGACATGCCGGATGATAAACGGGCACAAACTCTCGCAGCGATCGCACAGGAAGACAAGAAGAAAGACGACAACCTGGCAGCGCGCATTACCGAGGAGTTGCTTCGATAA
- the fliJ gene encoding flagellar export protein FliJ produces the protein MAVFQFHLQKVLDLKEKEKEQAEWAFGKSVQRKNEEEWKLFRLHEHHDEMSLLLQNAQTQTCSAAQLIQITQYKQSVERSIKNQQRTLHGCEQDVERCQSRLTERMKESQLWQRLRERSHTQFMDMQKQREQKELDEIGTQLYLRRSN, from the coding sequence GTGGCTGTGTTTCAGTTTCATCTTCAAAAAGTTCTGGATCTGAAAGAAAAGGAGAAAGAACAGGCGGAATGGGCCTTCGGCAAGTCCGTCCAGCGAAAAAATGAAGAAGAATGGAAGCTGTTTCGCCTTCATGAGCATCATGACGAAATGTCGCTGCTCCTCCAAAATGCGCAGACGCAAACGTGCAGTGCTGCGCAGCTCATTCAGATCACGCAGTACAAGCAATCCGTAGAAAGATCGATCAAAAATCAGCAGCGGACTTTGCATGGATGCGAGCAAGATGTGGAACGCTGTCAGTCTCGATTGACGGAGAGAATGAAGGAATCCCAGCTCTGGCAGCGTCTGAGAGAGCGGTCCCACACTCAATTCATGGACATGCAAAAGCAGCGGGAACAAAAAGAATTGGACGAAATCGGCACCCAGCTCTATCTTCGTCGAAGCAACTGA
- the fliI gene encoding flagellar protein export ATPase FliI, translated as MSIIDLSKYKHALMGVDPMRVNGKVTQVVGLTIESQGPEVKLGEICNLFPSNSQEPIIAEVVGFRGNKVLLMPLGELTAIGPGCDVVATGRSLEVKVGPEILGSVLDGLGRPFQGSLPFGLTTYPTNNMPPNPILRPRIKEALSVGVRAIDGLLTIGKGQRVGIFAGSGVGKSTLMGMIARNTTADINVIGLIGERGREVMEFIERDLGEEGLKKSVVVVATSDQPAMIRIKGAMIATSIAEYFRDRGMNVMLMMDSVTRFAMAQREVGLAIGEPPATRGYTPSVFALLPKLMERAGTADRGSITAFYTVLVDSDDMNDPIADAVRGILDGHIVLDRKIAHKGQFPAIDVLASVSRVMTEIVSDNHMEAARQLKRHMATFRDAEDLINIGAYKPGTNREIDAAIRYRDVIRDFTGQGTHEPSTLESAIKALTANFGGVN; from the coding sequence ATGAGCATCATCGATCTTTCGAAGTACAAGCACGCCCTGATGGGAGTAGATCCCATGCGAGTGAACGGAAAGGTCACACAAGTCGTAGGACTCACCATCGAGTCGCAGGGACCCGAGGTGAAGCTCGGGGAGATTTGTAACCTGTTTCCTAGCAATAGCCAGGAGCCGATCATCGCAGAGGTCGTAGGGTTTCGTGGAAACAAAGTACTGCTCATGCCTCTGGGTGAGCTGACAGCGATTGGACCCGGATGTGATGTCGTTGCAACGGGAAGGTCGTTGGAGGTGAAAGTAGGGCCTGAAATACTAGGTTCTGTTCTGGATGGGCTGGGTCGGCCCTTTCAAGGCTCATTACCATTTGGGCTCACAACCTACCCTACGAACAACATGCCGCCGAATCCCATCCTCAGGCCGCGGATCAAGGAAGCGCTCAGTGTAGGCGTTCGTGCTATCGACGGGCTGCTTACCATCGGGAAAGGACAACGCGTAGGGATTTTCGCAGGTTCAGGGGTCGGGAAGAGTACGCTCATGGGAATGATTGCCAGAAATACAACTGCAGATATCAACGTGATCGGCCTTATTGGTGAGCGCGGACGTGAAGTCATGGAGTTTATCGAGCGTGATCTTGGGGAAGAAGGACTGAAGAAATCAGTCGTCGTGGTAGCCACCTCCGATCAACCTGCCATGATTCGAATCAAAGGGGCCATGATTGCCACCTCGATCGCTGAATACTTCCGGGACCGCGGCATGAACGTCATGCTCATGATGGACTCCGTTACGCGCTTTGCGATGGCACAGAGGGAAGTGGGGCTGGCGATTGGCGAGCCACCAGCCACTCGAGGCTATACGCCTTCCGTGTTTGCATTATTGCCAAAGCTGATGGAAAGAGCGGGGACGGCTGACCGAGGAAGTATCACGGCCTTTTACACGGTGCTTGTGGATTCGGATGACATGAATGATCCCATCGCCGATGCCGTGCGCGGGATTCTAGACGGTCATATCGTTCTAGATCGAAAAATCGCACACAAGGGACAATTCCCCGCGATAGATGTGCTGGCCAGTGTCAGCCGGGTCATGACGGAAATTGTCAGTGATAATCACATGGAAGCAGCGAGGCAGTTAAAGAGGCATATGGCAACCTTTCGGGATGCAGAAGACCTCATTAATATCGGAGCGTACAAGCCGGGTACAAATCGGGAAATTGATGCGGCGATCCGCTATCGGGATGTCATCCGCGATTTTACCGGACAGGGAACTCATGAACCTTCAACCTTAGAGAGTGCGATAAAAGCGTTGACCGCAAATTTCGGAGGAGTGAACTAA
- a CDS encoding FliH/SctL family protein, with protein sequence MISLSRIIKASFYQPSDDSVLLAVTPSPLKTEVDPERLQENQKILSAAESEAQIIIQDAEETAQKILQQAVEQAEQAKQNALLEIENWWEQKRMDAAALFQEVHEQAGREGHEAGYEAGKQLAYEEETGAIKKAKKLLEDAFLQKKQILAEAEPFLVELSTEIAKKVITTELQHSPEHVLEIAKKVMRRSRVHGHITVCVNHKHYDYVQDHRAQLLELLDGQAELSIYPDYTVQDGGCVVRTPLGSVDARVDTQLSEIKQALLEIARGSEAP encoded by the coding sequence ATGATATCATTGTCTAGGATCATCAAGGCCTCTTTTTATCAGCCTTCAGACGATTCTGTGCTCCTTGCAGTAACGCCGTCACCACTAAAGACGGAAGTTGATCCTGAAAGGTTGCAAGAAAATCAAAAAATTTTAAGCGCAGCCGAATCGGAGGCGCAAATCATCATACAGGACGCGGAAGAAACCGCTCAAAAAATATTGCAACAAGCCGTAGAGCAAGCGGAACAAGCAAAGCAAAACGCATTGCTAGAAATCGAGAACTGGTGGGAGCAAAAGCGGATGGACGCCGCGGCGCTGTTCCAAGAAGTACACGAACAAGCCGGCAGAGAAGGGCATGAAGCCGGTTATGAAGCTGGAAAGCAGCTAGCGTATGAAGAAGAAACGGGAGCGATCAAAAAAGCGAAGAAGCTTCTGGAAGATGCATTTTTGCAGAAAAAGCAAATCCTTGCAGAAGCCGAACCGTTTCTGGTGGAACTGAGTACCGAGATTGCGAAAAAAGTCATTACGACAGAGCTGCAGCATTCTCCGGAGCACGTGCTCGAAATCGCAAAAAAAGTGATGCGTCGCTCCAGAGTCCACGGACATATAACGGTATGCGTGAATCACAAGCATTACGATTACGTCCAAGATCATCGGGCACAGCTGCTGGAGCTGCTCGATGGACAAGCAGAGCTCTCCATATACCCGGATTATACCGTGCAAGATGGCGGATGCGTCGTACGGACCCCATTGGGCAGCGTGGATGCGCGAGTGGATACCCAGCTGTCCGAGATCAAGCAGGCTTTGCTCGAAATCGCCCGAGGAAGTGAAGCCCCATGA
- the fliG gene encoding flagellar motor switch protein FliG: protein MARGAKELTGRQKAAILLISLGPEISAQVFKHLREDEIEQLTLEIANVRKVDTDEKDKILAEFHQIAVAKEVISQGGITYAKEILQKALGETKAMDIINRLTANLQVRPFDFARKADPGQILNFIQNEHPQTIALVLSYLEAQQAAMILSALPQERQAEVAKRIAMMDSTSPEVIAQVEQVLEQKLSATVTQDYTQAGGIEAIVAVLNGVDRGTERTILDSLEIQDPELAEEIKKRMFVFEDIATLDNRSIQRVIRDVENADLQLSLKVSSEEVREVIFRNMSKRMADTFKEEMEFMGPVRLRDVEEAQSRIVAIIRRLEEAGEIIIARGGGDDIIV from the coding sequence ATGGCTCGCGGCGCTAAAGAGTTGACTGGACGACAGAAAGCGGCTATCCTGCTCATCTCACTCGGGCCGGAAATCTCCGCCCAAGTGTTTAAGCACTTGCGTGAAGATGAGATCGAGCAATTGACATTGGAGATTGCCAATGTCCGAAAAGTGGATACCGATGAAAAAGATAAAATCTTAGCCGAATTTCATCAAATCGCAGTAGCGAAAGAAGTCATTTCACAAGGTGGTATTACGTACGCCAAAGAAATTTTGCAAAAAGCCTTGGGCGAAACGAAAGCAATGGACATCATCAATCGTCTTACCGCCAACCTGCAGGTGCGACCGTTTGACTTTGCTAGGAAAGCGGATCCTGGTCAGATCCTCAACTTTATACAAAATGAGCATCCACAAACAATTGCATTGGTGTTGTCTTACTTGGAAGCTCAGCAAGCAGCAATGATCTTGTCCGCACTGCCTCAAGAACGTCAGGCAGAAGTCGCAAAGAGAATCGCAATGATGGACAGTACATCGCCTGAAGTGATTGCCCAGGTAGAGCAAGTCTTGGAGCAAAAGCTTTCTGCCACTGTTACGCAAGATTACACGCAAGCGGGTGGTATTGAAGCGATTGTCGCTGTACTCAATGGTGTCGATCGAGGAACCGAGCGCACGATCCTGGATTCCTTGGAAATTCAAGACCCAGAGCTGGCAGAAGAAATCAAGAAGCGCATGTTCGTGTTCGAAGACATTGCTACATTGGACAACCGTTCCATCCAGCGTGTCATCCGTGATGTGGAGAATGCAGACCTTCAGCTTTCACTCAAAGTGTCGAGCGAAGAAGTGCGTGAGGTTATTTTCCGCAACATGTCCAAACGGATGGCCGACACCTTCAAAGAAGAAATGGAGTTCATGGGGCCTGTTCGACTTCGCGACGTGGAAGAAGCACAATCCCGTATCGTTGCCATTATCCGTCGCCTAGAGGAAGCCGGTGAGATCATCATCGCTCGCGGTGGAGGAGATGATATCATTGTCTAG